A segment of the Anoplolepis gracilipes chromosome 14, ASM4749672v1, whole genome shotgun sequence genome:
AGCCCATTTGCATGTATCTAGAGAAAATTTGAGGATGATTAGGTAGGAACACCTATTGTATAAAAtgtgcattattatatatatagactgattatatacataaatttccaagtaaacgaaaaaaaaagtatgagGAAAATAGCAGTATCACTGAGAATTGTAGGAGGACCagttgaaaaattgatatctCTACTCTTATTTgagaataaaagtaaaatgtaaaaaaaaataaacttatcaCTAAAGCATATCTGACAGTAGAATCAATATCTTGTGATACAAAAAGCAAGAAAAACAAGTTAAGAAAAAGGTCCTTTCGATTAAACCATACAAGGCAACAGTAAAGACGGGCcgattacatttataaatattgaaaattttatcacgTATTAGAGAAATTCATCTTGTGACAtataggagagagagagagatagcgagagagagagaaagagaaaaaaagagcaagtgagagagagaaagagagagagagagctatcAGCTAATTATGATCTTTATATTGAATGTTTTTCATTGCAGATCATAATTACCGATACGCAGCTTGCCGCGTATGCAATTGCTCAGATTTGTCTGCAACCGCGTGAAGATCCTTAAGACTGCCCGTCCTTACCAAGTACCCTTGCAAGTACCATGGAAGTAGTAGAAATGTATAAATCCTACTGAAAGGAGGATGCCAGTAACTAAACGCATTCCATATCCTTCGCGGTAAGTAAGAAATTACGGTTTACGTATTACGTAATGTAAGCCGCGCAAAACTATCTTTGTAATCCCATCGCTTGTGCTCTCAGATACGATTTGAATTTCTTTATAGAAGGCACCGTTTGTAAGAAAGACGACGTTTATGCgaaacttaaatataaaagcttttgagtttaaataattacattgtaGAGTCAAAATAATCGACAGATCTGTCATATGCACAATATGTGTGACAAGGTGATGTATCGTGTGTTCTTCGTTTGAATCTTGAGCAAAAGGTCTTACTGCTATCTCTAAATCTAATGcgcgaatataaaaatgagcTTTTGTATGCAAAAGTGCAACGATTTATCTGTTTGAATTAGTCTTGATACGAGtacattaacaattttaaatataaaatcatctcGTTCGATATAAAACACCAAAACTTTACTACACTTTTCTGtgatctttcatatttttgatatatttttgcttctgGGATCAGAGGAAGTATCTGCAGTTACAGACATCCTTCTGTTCAAAGTTTCCACGGTAATCAACACATTTTAATCccattttattttccaatgaAAAATCTCCTTTTCCTTGGTGGAAGTTAATCACGCAAGATTTTACCGGAATACTcaggaaatttatatataattggtaCAATTTAATACAACATATATTCTGTACAATTATATTCATCCTCCATTTTACTCTTATGATCTCCTAACTAGGGCTATTATGACTGCATTGTATTAATCTGAGAATTTGTCTTTCTCTTCTGTATTattgaacattttaataagatgAGAAAATTCTCTGCTTTTTGTAggcttaataaaatttatagaagattGAATAATTACTGCATaactagttttttttttatgttaaatcatattttttgcaaagaaCTAACAATACGCTAACAATGCTAATACTAAGAATATACGTCTGACAATAATGAGTGATTACAATGTCACATTATTTTACGTAGAGTGATGTGTGTCACTATCATCCTTTTTCtcaactataaataaaattaaagatcaaACAAGGAAAAAAGTAATTGCTagaatgttgaaaaatattctagtaattaaataaaattatttaatatgtctcAAATTAAGCTTTAAACCTGTAAATAGATGACAACTCATCTCTCAATAATTTGTTTGTagacaaattttattagtgAAGATTAtgcttaataaaaagaaattataacattttttgaaatttttaagagaaaaaatgatggagccctatatatatatatatatatatatatatacacacacacacacacacacacacacacacacacacacacacacacacacacacacacacacacacacatatatatatatatatatatatatatatatatacacacacacacacacacacgcacacacacacacacacacatatatatatatatatatatatatatagggctccataattttttctcttaaaaatttcaaaaaatgttataatttattttttccatttttttttattaaacataatcttcactataaaaatttttatatatatgtatatatgtgtgaaagatttgtcattattttttattagatccGACGGCGGTAGCAGCGAGAGCCCGTTGCTCGTGGAAGAAGGTGAGACAGTAGGCACGCCTCACAGTCCACGCAACATACACAGTCACAGCCATTCACATGGCAATCCACATCGCTCTCACAGTTACCATCATGAGAAGCCGAAACAATTAGTGAAATACGGTGAATTAGTTATACTCGggtaagaatttttaacagatgtaaaaaaatatataaaaatatatttgaaaaaagaagatatcagagagaaagaaacactAACGATtaacaattaacaaatttttgacAGATACAATGGTTACCTTCCACCTGGCGATAGGGGTAGAAGGAGAAGTAAATTCGTATTATACAAAAGACCCGTGCCAAATGGCGTTAAACGTAGCAAGCATTATATCGTTAAAACGCCTCATTGTTCGCAAGCCATTCTCAATACGAAGCAACACTCGATCTCGTACACGCTCTCCAGAACACAGGCCGTTATCGTCGAATACACGGAAGACGAAAAAACGGACATGTTTCAGGTAAAAAtccaaagttttattatacttgtaaataatcatttgttttatttattaattttttttaaattatgttatataacaatatatgtgtataaatataaatcaaaacgTATTTGCGTAGATCGGTCGTTCGTCCGAATCGCCTATCGATTTCGTAGTGATGGATACATGTGCGGGCGGAAGTGACGGCGGACCTGCTAATGAAGGACGCGTCGCCCAGAGTACCATCAGCAGGTTCGCTTGTCGGATTCTGGCGGATCGATCGGATCCCAGAATCGCGAGAATCTATGCCGCAGGTTTCGACAGTTCGAGAAACATTTTCCTAGGGGTAAGATTCGCAATTGATCGCGTAGcttaattttacatacacaAATTTATAAGCTTAATAAGAAAAACGGACTTTCTTGTGATATTCAGTCATTTGATAAGCGATTTATTACAGGAAAAGGCAACTAAATGGCAAGAGAACCGCGAAATCGACGGACTTACGACTAATGGAGTCTTGATAATGCATCCGCGAGGTCAATTCTGCGGTGGCGAGGCGCAGTGTGGTTTCTGGCGAGAAGTTAGCGTGGGCGGCGGTGTTTTCTCGCTCAGGGAAAGCCGGAGCGCTCAACAGAAGGGCAACGTCGTGGAGGAGGAGAATAATATTCTACAAGACGGTACTCTCATTGATCTTTGCGGTGCTACTCTGCTCTGGCGATCAGCCGAAGGCCTGGCAAAGTCTCCGGTAACTTAGACGTATTCTTTAAAAAGGATTCATAAAATACGTGTCGTTTACATTGGAAGATGTAACGAACGCTGATTCTTTTTGCAGACGAAACAAGATTTAGAAGAGTTAGTCGATGCTATAAATGCCGGCAGACCACAGTGTCCTGTAGGCTTAAACACATTGGTCATACCACGCAAAGCAGCTTCAGATTCGACGCAGCAACAGCCATACGTTTACCTTAAGTGTGGTCATGTACAGGGACATCACGACTGGGGTCAGGAAAAGGATAAGGTTACGAGAAGATGTCCTATGTGCCTAGTCGCAGGGGCAGTAGTCAAGTTGTCTATGGGAATAGAGCCTGCCTTCTACGTAGACTGCGGACCGCCCACTTACGCATTTAGTCCCTGTGGGCATATGGCTACGGAGAAAACTGTCAAGTTAGTAACGCGTCGCTAATCTATTATACCTTGAAATATCATCAGATTTGGTTTCACTTCGAGTTATTCatctttttcgtatttttcgcCATATCGCCACTACGTTTCTCCTTCATTTTTCAGATATTGGGAAAAAGTAGCCATACCACACGGCACAAACGGCTATATCGCGATCTGTCCCTTCTGCGCGGTGCCGCTCGAGGGAACGCCAGGATatgtaaaactaatttttcagGATAATGTAGattgaagatatataaaataatggaacaatgtagaaattaataacttcttaagaatataaaaattattaaacgcgATTGATGCTATTGTATTGATAAccacccccccccctcctccctcCGCCGCAAcacaatcttattttaattttttaaatatcataaaataacctaatataaattactatttgtaaaatattgaacaACCTAAAATTACTAActgcataattatttacaaaatttttttatgtaaataagtaaattgataaattttacaacattaAAGGAGTTTGGTATTGTCATACGAAAAACGAATTTAatgtcttttaatttaaagaatatttaccTATAAAGGTAGTTGCAGACATCGTTAAGAAGACAGaagatatgtttttaatattttattgccaAAATACACGAAAAGTAATGCTTACTCGTTCTCTTCCGAACGCAAGCGTGCACTGGCATTTGTCACGCGTATCGAAAGTTGTTGAGCACGCTCAACAATAGCTTTCCTTTTCTTGCTGCTAACGGCATGTGCAATTTCTGCACAGAACTTGCGATTTTGCATCATTAGGACTTCAAGCTCCTGTAAATagttcatttttatttgtattttattcaaaagtaaaatatatataaaattactaaaaaatgtataaaataataaaaagaatatatatatatatatatgtattctttttattatttgatacatttatatttatatgtatatacatacatatatatatatatatatatatatatatatttagttgccatttttaataaattattatttatataaactatgctaataaaaaatatattgtgaaaacttgaaatttaactgcttgaaatattgttttgttatcTACAAATCTCactcttaataattattttgttaatttaaaaaaaaaatgtttgatatataaaagtaatatttaccTTCACGTTATGTACAAGGACCTTACGAAAGCCTGTTGGTAGCATATGAcgtgtttttttattgctacCATAACCAATGCTGGGCATCAAATATTGGCCCTTGAAACGCCTACGTACTCTGTTGTCGATACCTTTTGGTTTACGCCAGTTGCGctaaaaaatgtatgcaaaATAGTTGCAATTACATGATTTTTACTGTTTAACAGTTAACTATTGTCTCAAAGACTAATCTCTcagtatgaaaaataaataattattaaatatatgaaaataaataaatgtttaatgccaaatgaaatatatagcaaaaaaagagatattaaaaatttttcgtgtaatcaaattataatacagtGCAACACATGtagtgcaaaaaaatataaccaAACTCTACAAACACGTTGATCGAGccaaaggaaaaataaaagatatatatctacCTTGAGTTTGTCATATCTGTCACTTTGATGCCTGATGAACTTCTTTGTCCTTTTCTTCACAATCTTGGGTCGATAGACCGGTCGGATGGACATTTTGAGTTCTGTTTAATACTAACTGAAACAATAGAAGCAATCTAAATCACTCTGGCAATAAGTTACCTCACTTACATCCCGTTCCCGTAAATattacacttttatatttcagaaaatcgTCTACGATCGATTAATTCCCGCACAATGATCGTCTCGGGGATGATGTTCGTGAAAATCGAGGATTACTCGCGTGATACATACCGTTCGCTAAAATGTCGTAAATGGAAAAGGTTAGGTGTTAGGTTTTCTGAATAACCCTCTTGTATTTCTAGTTTGAAAGTAAGTTCGAACATTCTACTCGCAGGGTAGAGAGTAGAGAAtttgattgaccaatcaggacaAAGAAATCCTCGCTCCTGATTGGTCAGTTAAATACTACGTTACCCTACGCGTAGGATTTGCGAacgcattttttctttttctcacggacgaaaaattctaataatattataatattaacaataataatatactaatataaataatatataagtaataataatttcttatacatcTGTGGCCCTCACTTTGACAGCTGACAGTTCTGTCGCTCTCGCACGATCCCGAGATCGAGGATCGAGGATCGAAGCACGGATCTAGAGATTATATTGGCGATTCGCGACGGGAGACGGGAGACGGCGAGACCCCCAACCCCCAACCTCGTCTCTGATGACGCCATGATCTACGTTGTCGTGTCACAGCTCACAGCGCGGATCGTAGACAGCGGGATCCATCCGCCAGCGGAGAGCGGCCCCCTTTcctcctctttttttattataattatgagtGTCATTGGCCGGGAGTCCTAACCACCGGACGCGTAAATACAACAGCGATCGCTGCTCGACCCCGGTAAATCGCTCGCGAATCGCGCGTAAAGCACACACGTCGTGCGCGTATTATTATCGACAAATAGAGGAGGCGGTGTGGAGATAAAAACGGCGCTT
Coding sequences within it:
- the Pli gene encoding protein pellino isoform X1, whose product is MPVTKRIPYPSRSDGGSSESPLLVEEGETVGTPHSPRNIHSHSHSHGNPHRSHSYHHEKPKQLVKYGELVILGYNGYLPPGDRGRRRSKFVLYKRPVPNGVKRSKHYIVKTPHCSQAILNTKQHSISYTLSRTQAVIVEYTEDEKTDMFQIGRSSESPIDFVVMDTCAGGSDGGPANEGRVAQSTISRFACRILADRSDPRIARIYAAGFDSSRNIFLGEKATKWQENREIDGLTTNGVLIMHPRGQFCGGEAQCGFWREVSVGGGVFSLRESRSAQQKGNVVEEENNILQDGTLIDLCGATLLWRSAEGLAKSPTKQDLEELVDAINAGRPQCPVGLNTLVIPRKAASDSTQQQPYVYLKCGHVQGHHDWGQEKDKVTRRCPMCLVAGAVVKLSMGIEPAFYVDCGPPTYAFSPCGHMATEKTVKYWEKVAIPHGTNGYIAICPFCAVPLEGTPGYVKLIFQDNVD
- the Pli gene encoding protein pellino isoform X2, whose protein sequence is MVIRSDGGSSESPLLVEEGETVGTPHSPRNIHSHSHSHGNPHRSHSYHHEKPKQLVKYGELVILGYNGYLPPGDRGRRRSKFVLYKRPVPNGVKRSKHYIVKTPHCSQAILNTKQHSISYTLSRTQAVIVEYTEDEKTDMFQIGRSSESPIDFVVMDTCAGGSDGGPANEGRVAQSTISRFACRILADRSDPRIARIYAAGFDSSRNIFLGEKATKWQENREIDGLTTNGVLIMHPRGQFCGGEAQCGFWREVSVGGGVFSLRESRSAQQKGNVVEEENNILQDGTLIDLCGATLLWRSAEGLAKSPTKQDLEELVDAINAGRPQCPVGLNTLVIPRKAASDSTQQQPYVYLKCGHVQGHHDWGQEKDKVTRRCPMCLVAGAVVKLSMGIEPAFYVDCGPPTYAFSPCGHMATEKTVKYWEKVAIPHGTNGYIAICPFCAVPLEGTPGYVKLIFQDNVD
- the Rpl32 gene encoding large ribosomal subunit protein eL32, which gives rise to MSIRPVYRPKIVKKRTKKFIRHQSDRYDKLKRNWRKPKGIDNRVRRRFKGQYLMPSIGYGSNKKTRHMLPTGFRKVLVHNVKELEVLMMQNRKFCAEIAHAVSSKKRKAIVERAQQLSIRVTNASARLRSEENE